DNA sequence from the Neospora caninum Liverpool complete genome, chromosome VIIa genome:
TCCGGAAGACGCTTCTCCCGCTTGGCTGAAACGGAAAGGTCCAACTGTCGCCGTCTCACCaccctcgccttcgtttccccaGTTTCCGGCTTATTTCAAGGCGCTGGTTCTTCGAAAGCTTCTCGGGGGAAAAATCTGTTGAGACagtctcgtctctgctcgctTCGCCCTTCCACTCTcctcctgcgcgtcttcgtcgcgcgCTCTGCGCCGCTCCGAGGCACCAGCATCCCCTTATATCGCTTTTCCGCAAACGAGGAAAATGCAGTCTTTCCAGAAACCCGAAAACGCGCTCAAGCGCGCTAACGAACTTCTCTCAGTGGGCCAGCAAGATGCTGCCCTCAAGATCCTCCATGGCGCCATCGGGCACCGACGCTTCAGGTACACACCTCTCTGAATATCTGCTCCTATCAAATATGTATTCAAATACTATGCACGCTTATGCGAATACATCTTTATACATACTTCGAGATACGCCCATACGCATAGTGATGCGGTGGTGTGTCGGTATTCATTGAATCTATTCActtatatgcatatatgtctTAGTACATATTTATTGAGATATATCAACAAGCAAATATACTTGGACCCAcagctatatatatgtatctatatctatatataatTTGGTTACccgtatatgtatacgttgcatgcacgcacagaAGCCCTTACAAACTATAGGCGCGATCATACCAGTTCAGGATACGttccgttttcgtttcgATTTTTTGAattctctccctcgtgcCCCTTTATTTAGACTGGAGTGTGGCCTGGACTGCCACTGaagtcttcctctttttccttttttccgtcttttcctcagTCAGAGCCTTCCGTTTGGGGACCTCGGGCATCCACCTTGTCTGCTGTGCGCCCTTGTCCTCTGGGCTGCTCGCCGCCtggtctctcttcgcctctctccacttttgcTGAGGGATGCTTTCTCGTGCCGTTCAAGGAGAGACaagttctcttttccttctctctgaatTGCCCGAGCGAAGCTGTGCCTCGCAGAATCCATACGTGTCTCTGTCCATGTACCGgtatatatctgtgcatCTATGCGTTGCTGGATATGTCTGTATACCTCGTATGTCTATATCCGTGCACCTTGCATGCTGTGCGTCTGTTGAACATGAAGACATCGGCAGGGAGGCGAAGATCCCGTGGTCTTTCTGTTCGTTTCTCGATTGACTTGACCTTGCGTGGAGTCTTTGTGAACAGATCCCAAGGGTGGGACAGCGTCCAGGAGACCATTATGATTCGCCACGTCCAGCTGTGCGTGGACGAGAACAAACTGCGCCTCGCCCGAGACGGCCTACACCAGTACAGAATCATCTCTCAGCATGCAAACATTCAGTCTCTCGGTACGCACCAGAGATACCCTCCCGAGAGGCATACTCCAATTTTTACACGCCTCACTGTGCATTGGCACCGGGAATTCGCTTTTCTGCTTACAAAACCCGTCACGGCCAGCAACTCTCTTTCCAACCTCTTATAGCCACATCCATGTGTATCGAGAAGTCGCGTCGGCGTGGGAAGTTTGCCGAAGCAAATCCCAGGGAACGTGTCTCTGGGGGAAGccatgtgcatatatgtgtgtatgtgtaaaaaacgcatgcgtgAACCCATGCCTTGCGGACCGTCTGGACCCTTGGAGCGCGTTTTGTACGAAATCCAGCCTGCTCGTGAGAGAGTTGCGCGATGCTCGCCGGGGTGTTCCTCGCAGGGAAGGTGATTGCTGAGTTGCGGAGCCGGGCGGAGCAGAAGCtgacgcaggcgaaggaggcggcggggTCTCCGGGCCCGAAGGGGCCCGACGCGCCCGCGTTGGTGCCGGCGACCGGCTTGGGCGACTTGGATTTGATCGCGGATTCGCCCGAGGACTTGCTCCTCTCGACGTTGCAGATCGAAGTCCGTTCCGCGGAGGCTCGCGGGATCCACCAGGCGCTGCGGAGCGTCTGGGACGTCTACAAGATGGTCCTAGACCTGCTGCGAACGACGCCGAAGCTGGAGCGCGTCTACCACGAGACTGCGCGGaaggcctttctcttctgcaaGGACAACCAGCGACCGCAGGAGTTCAAGCGTCTCTGCGACGTGCTCCGCAGCCACTTTGCGCTGATTTTGAAGAACCGACACAAGGAAGACTACGAGTCGCTGATGCGCCCGGACTTGCACTTggagacgcgcatgcagcagctgGTTGTCGCCTCCGATCTGGAACTCTGGCGCGAGTGCTTCGCGACTGCCGAAGACCTCTACTCGCTCGGCCTCCACGACTACTTCTTCAAGGCTCTGCGCACTGGCCAGGATCTGTTCCACAACAGCCGCGAAAAACTCATGCGCTGGCTGGCCATCTACTACGAGAAACTCAGCCGCGTTACCTGGGTGGCGGAGAACTACCTTTTCCACGCGCTCGCCTGGATCAAACTCCTCCTCCACGTGAAAGGCTTCAAGAAAAACGCCTCGCAAGAAGATCTCCAAGCCATGGCCTCCGTCGCagttctcgccgtcctctccatCCCCATCTCCGGAGCGTAAGGGGCAGACGCacgtatacacatacatacacaggCACATAAATCCATACgtaaatacatacatacgcatatatatatatatatgtatatatatatatatgtatatatatatgtatatttgcggttagagagagggagcgatGTGTACACATGTAGACAGGTAAGTGTAAGGAGGTGTGTTTATGTGCATGCCATTGTATCTGTTTAGATGCAGGTTTTGGCTGTGGGTGTACGTCGATGTGCATGCAAGGATTGGCGTGTAGCTGTGCATATTGGCAAGGACGTTTGGGGAGTTGAATCTGACGGGTTAGTGACcgaacgggaagaagcgcgggATCTGGTTATTATGGGACGTGCGTCGgagtttctcgctttttttttcagagagaagaagcctggCGATGACGCAGTCACGATGGGAGAAGGCATGAACTATGGCTCTTTggagcagcagaaaaaacTGACGATGCTGCTCGGGCACTCGACCTTGCCGACTCGCGAGGGCCTGAAGGCTGTCCTCTTCACGAAGGATCTCGTGTCCCTGGCCGACGAGAATTGCCAGCAGCTCCTCTCTTTGATTGAGAGTGAATTTACCCCGCTGAAGCTCTGGtgaggacgaggcgctgcggaAAACGAGCGGAAAACATCCAAGAAAACGCGCTTCTGCAAGCGTTCTGCGTCCAAACGTCTGGGGTGTCTGAGTGCAGCTGTacggacacacacacattcctcatttccctctcgctcgtgGAGCGCTTCTGGAGTCTGTGCAGACTTCTGAACTTGCTGTTTTggaggagagcgcgcgcgcggccggCGGCGCCCGGCCACGTTGCGAAGCTTCGTCCCCGCCCCTCTTCTCGTGCGCACTGCGGCACCATTGGAATCGGCAGTCCTGCCGTGCATCCAAGCGTCcctgtgtatgtgtatgtatttgCATTTGCGTGGTTTCTGCGATCTCCGTCGATATGTGTCAATCTCTCTATAGGTAGAAGTACGCTTGTGGAGGTTGAGTGTACATGGAGAGGCGTGTgattgtgtgtgtgtgtgattGTGTGATTGTGTGTGATTTGTGCGTTTGCAGTTCTTTGTGTCAGCCGTTGCTGGACGCGGTGAGCGAGAATCCGTTGCTGGAGCCGTACGTGTATCCGTTGAAGCGGGTGATTTTCCACAAGTTGATTTTCCAGCTTTCCCGGGTGTACGCGACGTTGTCGATCAAGCACTTCACGACGCACATCTGCACCACCTCGTTCTTGCCCTGGTCGCAAGCGGAGAAACTTTTCGTCGCGCTCGTTCAGCAGCAGCAGTCGGCGGCGAGTGGCTCCTTCCTGGGGACAGGCTCGTCGGGCCCAGGCGCGGCCGCGAATGCCTCGGGCGGAGGTCTGTCGATTCGCCTCGACTACGCAAGCAGCGCGATCCTCTTTGAGACCCCCGACGCGGCTGCCGCCAACACGCTCCGCCACCAACTCTGCAACTTGGCGAAACAAATCGACAAGTcagtgaagagaaaagggcggagagggagagaacggagagagagagagagggaaagcgcgAGGGCATCGAGAAATACGTTGAGAATGTGCAGGGAAACAGCGGAAGGCGGAGGAATCGAAACGTGGCGAAATCAGAGGGGGATCGCGGCTGGGAAGGAAGTTGGGCCTCGAGGGAAACGGCGCACAGATGTTTGAACGCGGTTCGAGAGTCTCCGGGGTGCGGGGATCAGGATGTCCATACGTGTTTTGTGGAGGATAGAATTGTAGATCcaaaaggagacgggagaagccTGGAAAGCGACGGAGGGAAGCGAATCGAGACGGGGACGTAGGTCTGGTCGGTGGGCCTTTTCtgcgcgcgcgtttcctcacACCGGGGACGTGCGCGCTGGCCGACAGGGGAAGGGGTGAGCGGAAGCGACGAGAGGCCGTTTTTTCGACTTTCTTTTCGGTCGGTGTCTCGTTTTGCCTCGCTTTCAGGGCCGTGCACATGATTTGCCCAGGTCAGTCGGTCGAAGAACGAATGGACCGGAGGCGATTCCTTCAGGAGTTGCCGGCGCGCTTGGAAGCCGAGACGAAGCGCATGGCTGAGCGGACGCGGGCGACGCACTCACGCCGActggagaaacaggaggAGCAGCAAAAGATggaggaagaacgccgaAGAAAGGAGGCTGAACAGCGCAGAgtcgaagagaaacaaggtACGCAAAACGCGTCAGCCTTTATTATCGAGGGCCAGAGACgtggcagagaggaggcagcgcaGCGTTGTTTAGGAGCCGAAAGCCGTGTGTGCACCCCTGCGAGGTCGCGGAATCTgatccttttctcgcgtggcGTTTCGGGGGGGGTAACTCGCCGTTTTCGGGGCGCTCCGGGTCTCCCTTGCGAGGTTCTTCTCCGTGGTTTCGCAGCCTTTCCTCGGTTCGACGGTGCGTTTCAAAGCCGCCTGGGAGTCGCCGATgtctgcgtgtctcttcaGAAAGGGAGCGGCGCGAAGAGGCTACCCGCCGCCGCGAggagcggcgcatgcagcaggaGAAGATCAAgcagaggagcgagacggctGCACAGATGTTGGAGGAAATCAAGAAGCTGGGTGGCAAGGCCTCGAGCAACATTCTGATCAAGGGTAAACAACTCGGAGACATCAACATCGATGACGTTTTGCAAGGCAACGTTGACTACGACGATCTGGAAAAGGCCCAGATGATGCAACTCAACCAGGTGAGAAGGCCGAAACGCGTCGATAAGAGTACACACCCAGGCACACATCGAGATGTATATACAAAAATGCTCTGTGAACCTTCCCTCTGtcatgcatatgtatgtacgcATATTtgtgcacatacacatgcatatacatacacacgcatatCCACATTAATTGGGGCTCTGTGCTGGGTATACGGATTAGGAACAGAGAACACGTGCACAGGCACCGCTGTGGGGGTGAAGAGGGTTTTCATCGACGCAGTTCAGCGCTGCCAAGGTGTTAAATTGTTCAATTCCGAcgggtgtcttctctctcaggaTGGaatatatctgtatgtatgtggATGTCTCGGTCTGGACGCGTATCTCGGCATGTATGTGCGGGTGTCCATGCTGCGCGcctattcatatatatatatatatatatatatatatatgtacacgtatatatatatataaatgtatatgtTTGTGCATGTGACTGGAGAGAGGTTGATTGGAAGAGCTGTGTTTGTTTGTTTTTCAGGAGAGAAttgctcgccttcgccagaGACGCCAGAACTTCCGTCGCGTTTGCCACTTCATTCGCGCGTGTCGCGAGGAAGAATTACCCCTCCTCATCAAGTGGCAGGAGCAGCAGCTTGCCAGGGACACTCAAATTCTCCTCGACATGCAAAACCGTCACGAAGAAGGTAACTTCCCGTTCTGTTCGCCCCCGCGTCCGAGTATCCGTGCATCTACGTCTGCATGTCTAGCTGTGTCGTTTTGTCTGAaacggatatatatatatatatatatacatttatacataccttgatatatacatttgtatgtacatttatatatgtgtatgtgtactTAATGTTGTGTATTTGTCGCTGTATCTTCCTGTCTGTGAATTCGTGTCGGTGTCGCGAGACTCGGGTCTTTTCGAGGGGCGTGCGTTAGCGGCTTCGACTTCTGCGCGATTGTGCGTTTTTGCTCAGAACACAAGGCAGCCTTTGAAGCGGCTCTGGAGGAGAAACAGATCTTCGAGGTGGTGAAGGGTGACAAGGAGGACTGGGTCACGGAGAAGCTGGCCGATCGGCAGAAGGAATTTgagaagcaggcgcaggAACAGCGCGAGCGGCTGCTGAGCGTCTTGCGTCAGGCAAAGATTcagcgagcgcgcgcgcgcaaaGAAGAACACCTGAAGAAACTCAAGATCGAAgtcgaaagaaagagaatggaagaggaacaaaaggtgagagagagacgagacagaccACGGCAGGACACGACGCGAAATCGAGTTTTTATTCACGTTTCTGGGCGTAAGCGCGTTTATACATGCACATTGGACGCAGTCGTTAAGCCTGTGGAGTCTGGTGAGAGGAACAGAGCTGCAGAGACCAGACGCGGAGGGGAAGGGGTTTCTACGATGAGACGAGGGGCGTGGGCGTCGCGCAAGAAGCCGCGCGTGTCATGTGTTGTCCCCGTGAGTTATTTTCGGTTTGGTTCCTGTCCGCGCTTCGCTGTTTCCAGAAATACCTCGAGcaactggagaagaagcgccaagaggaagaagccaaGGCAAAACGCCTGGCGGagcaagcagagaaacaacgTCAACGTGAACTTGAAATCGAGGTAAAGCCTCTCGAGACCCCGAGGcgtgttttccttcgtctttgtGCCGGTGGCCtactcttctctctccgtctctaCTATCGCTCTCCGCTCAACCTCATGTGCCCGTGTgccttgttcttcctgtgCTAAAttccccgtctctttcgtctgcaTTTCTCATATGCCCGTCCTCTCGTGCTTGCTGGGTATATCTATTTCCATCTCCTGTCTATATTTCCGTGTCTATCtatttcgtctctctgtgcctaTCTATGTTTCTCTATATCTTTACCAgtctgtcgtctctccctgtctgtcGCCCTCTCAGGTGTTTTTTGTCGGCTACactcttttctgtccctctcgtttcttcccttgcGCTCTTTCCATTCGTGCACCTTCCCTCGTTATATTTCTCGCTGtccccggtgtctcttcaggAGAAACAGCGTCAGTTGGATTTGGAGGCAACGGCGGCGATGCGCAACGGACCGTCTGGaccgcgcgcggcggcgccggctTCCGGGTCTCCGAGCGGGAAGGCCGACAGGCCGGGCTCGCCGGTGGCGCCAGCTGAGGCGAGTTCTGCGGATTCCTGGCGACGGAGTGAGCGACTGGATGGCGCGGctgcgcggagacgcgccccGAACGCCCCCAGCGCGGGCACGGGCCGTGGCGACCAAGACGAGGGTTTCGAGCgatggagagaagggaaactgAGCTCTGCTGGGTCTCCTGGAAACgcggccgaagaagagaaggcgcgcccGCGCCTGCGAATCGCCGCTGCTGCGCTGTCTGAGCACTTGACTTCTGACAAGGAAGTCCGTGCGGAGGCGCAAAACGGAGACGTCCCAAAAGctgcagaagacgacgaaggatTCACCACCGTGTCCAGGAGCCGGTAAGCGAGACGCGTGTGAGGTGGGAACCGGCGGAAGTGGAAAAGAGTTGAAAAGGAGatgggagacaggaggggaAAGTGCTTAGGTTCTGAAGGCGCGCGTGTGTGGCGAGGGATTTGTGGTTTGCTTTGTGTgcctgtgtgcatgcgctttgCCTTTTCAGAAGAAAgtagatgcatgcgcgtggaAGCCACTGGAAacgcaaagagaaggcgagacgagaagaggcgccagTGAAGGAGAGGAATCCCCAGCACgtcgagaggcaggaaagacgcgagagagagacgcgagaccTACAAGAGTCTGCCGGACCCGAAAACGACTGCAGGTGTCCGTCTCGAGAGTTTCATTCGTACTTCCGTTTCGCGTTGTTGCCTCTCACATTTGCAGAGTTT
Encoded proteins:
- a CDS encoding eukaryotic translation initiation factor 3 subunit 10; this translates as MQSFQKPENALKRANELLSVGQQDAALKILHGAIGHRRFRSQGWDSVQETIMIRHVQLCVDENKLRLARDGLHQYRIISQHANIQSLGKVIAELRSRAEQKLTQAKEAAGSPGPKGPDAPALVPATGLGDLDLIADSPEDLLLSTLQIEVRSAEARGIHQALRSVWDVYKMVLDLLRTTPKLERVYHETARKAFLFCKDNQRPQEFKRLCDVLRSHFALILKNRHKEDYESLMRPDLHLETRMQQLVVASDLELWRECFATAEDLYSLGLHDYFFKALRTGQDLFHNSREKLMRWLAIYYEKLSRVTWVAENYLFHALAWIKLLLHVKGFKKNASQEDLQAMASVAVLAVLSIPISGAEKKPGDDAVTMGEGMNYGSLEQQKKLTMLLGHSTLPTREGLKAVLFTKDLVSLADENCQQLLSLIESEFTPLKLCSLCQPLLDAVSENPLLEPYVYPLKRVIFHKLIFQLSRVYATLSIKHFTTHICTTSFLPWSQAEKLFVALVQQQQSAASGSFLGTGSSGPGAAANASGGGLSIRLDYASSAILFETPDAAAANTLRHQLCNLAKQIDKAVHMICPGQSVEERMDRRRFLQELPARLEAETKRMAERTRATHSRRLEKQEEQQKMEEERRRKEAEQRRVEEKQERERREEATRRREERRMQQEKIKQRSETAAQMLEEIKKLGGKASSNILIKGKQLGDINIDDVLQGNVDYDDLEKAQMMQLNQERIARLRQRRQNFRRVCHFIRACREEELPLLIKWQEQQLARDTQILLDMQNRHEEEHKAAFEAALEEKQIFEVVKGDKEDWVTEKLADRQKEFEKQAQEQRERLLSVLRQAKIQRARARKEEHLKKLKIEVERKRMEEEQKKYLEQLEKKRQEEEAKAKRLAEQAEKQRQRELEIEEKQRQLDLEATAAMRNGPSGPRAAAPASGSPSGKADRPGSPVAPAEASSADSWRRSERLDGAAARRRAPNAPSAGTGRGDQDEGFERWREGKLSSAGSPGNAAEEEKARPRLRIAAAALSEHLTSDKEVRAEAQNGDVPKAAEDDEGFTTVSRSRRK